The following coding sequences are from one Ovis canadensis isolate MfBH-ARS-UI-01 breed Bighorn chromosome 7, ARS-UI_OviCan_v2, whole genome shotgun sequence window:
- the RPL10L gene encoding ribosomal protein uL16-like isoform X1 translates to MGRRPARCYRYCKNKPYPKSRFCRGVPDAKIRIFDLGRKKAKVDEFPLCGHMVSDEYEQLSSEALEAARICANKYMVKSCGKDGFHIRVRLHPFHVIRINKMLSCAGADRLQTGMRGAFGKPQGTVARVRIGQVIMSIRTKLQNKEHVIEALRRAKFKFPGRQKIHISKKWGFTKFNADEFEDKVAKKRLIPDGCGVKYVPNRGPLDKWRALHS, encoded by the coding sequence ATGGGCCGCCGCCCTGCCCGTTGTTACCGGTACTGCAAGAATAAGCCTTACCCCAAGTCTCGCTTCTGCCGAGGTGTCCCCGATGCCAAGATCCGCATCTTTGACCTGGGTCGGAAGAAGGCCAAAGTGGATGAGTTCCCACTCTGTGGCCACATGGTGTCTGATGAATATGAGCAGCTCTCTTCTGAAGCGCTAGAGGCCGCCCGAATTTGTGCCAACAAGTACATGGTGAAAAGTTGTGGCAAAGATGGCTTTCACATCCGAGTGCGACTCCATCCATTCCATGTCATCCGCATCAACAAGATGTTGTCCTGTGCTGGGGCTGACAGGCTTCAGACAGGTATGCGAGGTGCCTTCGGAAAGCCCCAGGGTACGGTGGCCCGAGTCCGCATTGGTCAAGTCATCATGTCTATCCGCACCAAGCTTCAGAACAAGGAACACGTGATTGAAGCTTTACGCAGGGCCAAGTTCAAGTTCCCTGGGCGCCAGAAGATTCATATCTCCAAGAAGTGGGGCTTTACCAAGTTTAATGCTGATGAATTTGAAGACAAAGTGGCTAAGAAGCGCCTCATTCCCGATGGTTGCGGAGTCAAATATGTCCCCAACCGTGGACCTTTGGACAAGTGGCGAGCTCTGCACTCCTGA
- the RPL10L gene encoding ribosomal protein uL16-like isoform X2 yields the protein MGRRPARCYRYCKNKPYPKSRFCRGVPDAKIRIFDLALEAARICANKYMVKSCGKDGFHIRVRLHPFHVIRINKMLSCAGADRLQTGMRGAFGKPQGTVARVRIGQVIMSIRTKLQNKEHVIEALRRAKFKFPGRQKIHISKKWGFTKFNADEFEDKVAKKRLIPDGCGVKYVPNRGPLDKWRALHS from the exons ATGGGCCGCCGCCCTGCCCGTTGTTACCGGTACTGCAAGAATAAGCCTTACCCCAAGTCTCGCTTCTGCCGAGGTGTCCCCGATGCCAAGATCCGCATCTTTGACCTGG CGCTAGAGGCCGCCCGAATTTGTGCCAACAAGTACATGGTGAAAAGTTGTGGCAAAGATGGCTTTCACATCCGAGTGCGACTCCATCCATTCCATGTCATCCGCATCAACAAGATGTTGTCCTGTGCTGGGGCTGACAGGCTTCAGACAGGTATGCGAGGTGCCTTCGGAAAGCCCCAGGGTACGGTGGCCCGAGTCCGCATTGGTCAAGTCATCATGTCTATCCGCACCAAGCTTCAGAACAAGGAACACGTGATTGAAGCTTTACGCAGGGCCAAGTTCAAGTTCCCTGGGCGCCAGAAGATTCATATCTCCAAGAAGTGGGGCTTTACCAAGTTTAATGCTGATGAATTTGAAGACAAAGTGGCTAAGAAGCGCCTCATTCCCGATGGTTGCGGAGTCAAATATGTCCCCAACCGTGGACCTTTGGACAAGTGGCGAGCTCTGCACTCCTGA